The Hymenobacter sp. DG01 genome has a segment encoding these proteins:
- a CDS encoding thioredoxin family protein, whose product MPVTKATDADFQQLLQDNEKVVVKYYADWCGNCRLFSPKFKRLAEAHEGIAFLDVNAETSPEARKLASVTNLPFFAVFRNGELVETVAASKEEAVASLISRLN is encoded by the coding sequence ATGCCCGTAACGAAAGCCACCGACGCTGATTTCCAACAACTACTGCAGGACAACGAGAAAGTAGTAGTGAAATACTACGCCGACTGGTGCGGTAACTGCCGCCTGTTTTCGCCCAAGTTCAAGCGCCTCGCTGAGGCCCACGAGGGCATTGCCTTTCTGGATGTAAACGCCGAGACCAGCCCCGAAGCCCGCAAGCTGGCCAGCGTAACCAACCTGCCCTTCTTTGCCGTGTTCCGCAATGGCGAGCTGGTAGAAACCGTGGCCGCCAGCAAGGAAGAGGCCGTGGCCAGCCTGATTTCCCGCCTCAACTAA
- a CDS encoding carotenoid biosynthesis protein, which translates to MTDTTQQLPTAPLVSTEAYRRRLRWAQGVLLLFHVTGFLGLGFSDDPSFYLQFVPLNLLLTLVLLLAFQPRRTPAFWSFCIVTMMVGFFVEVVGVRTGLLFGRYTYGGALGTKWLDTPLMIGVNWLMLSYSAGILARYLPLPGFLRAVVGAGLLVGLDVCLEPVAVRYDFWSWQYDVIPLLNFKGWFLVSLILQVYFNRVEFIKRNPLVPFVYLLQLLFFFGLGMML; encoded by the coding sequence ATGACCGATACCACGCAACAACTTCCTACGGCTCCCCTTGTCAGCACCGAGGCGTACCGGCGCCGTTTGCGCTGGGCCCAGGGCGTGTTGCTGCTGTTTCACGTAACCGGCTTTCTGGGCCTGGGCTTTTCCGACGACCCCAGCTTCTACCTGCAGTTCGTACCCCTGAATCTGCTCCTGACCCTGGTATTGCTGCTGGCTTTTCAGCCCCGCCGCACCCCGGCTTTCTGGAGCTTCTGCATTGTAACCATGATGGTGGGCTTTTTCGTGGAGGTGGTGGGCGTGCGCACGGGCCTGCTGTTCGGGCGCTATACTTACGGTGGGGCCCTGGGTACCAAGTGGCTGGACACGCCCCTCATGATTGGCGTCAACTGGCTTATGCTTAGCTACTCGGCCGGCATCCTGGCGCGCTACCTGCCCCTGCCCGGCTTTCTGCGGGCCGTGGTGGGAGCCGGGCTGCTCGTGGGCCTGGATGTGTGCCTGGAGCCGGTGGCCGTGCGCTACGACTTCTGGAGCTGGCAGTATGATGTCATTCCACTGCTTAACTTCAAGGGCTGGTTTCTGGTCAGCCTGATCTTACAGGTGTACTTCAATCGGGTAGAGTTTATCAAGCGTAACCCCCTGGTACCATTCGTGTACCTGCTGCAGCTGCTGTTCTTTTTCGGCCTCGGGATGATGCTCTAA